Part of the Clostridiales bacterium genome is shown below.
ATAAAGCATCTATAAGCTTGAAATGCTGGTGTATCATTCCTATGCCTGCCTGGATAGAATCCCTGGGGGAACGAAAATTCACCCTGTTTCCCTTTACATAAATAGAACCGCTGTCAGGGCTATAAATCCCTGACAGCATATTCATAAGAGTGCTTTTACCGGCGCCATTTTCTCCAAGCAAAGCATGAATTTCCCCGCCTCTTGCTTCAAAGTTTATATTCTTATTTGCAAGTACCTTGCCAAAGGACTTCGATATGTTTTCCATCTTTATGGCAGATACCATATTCATGCTTTCCACCATTATCACCCGTTATTATCATGATATATATTTTATATTTGAGGAATACTCTATATACTCCCGTTATTATTTCGTTTTACCTATAACGCCTTGAACAAACCAGTCCATATTCCATATATCCTTGTCAGCCATGACTTCGCCGTCTTTAATCTTAACCGTTCCCGTCTGGTCAACTATAGGACCCTTGAAAATCTTGAGAGAACCGTCCATTATGGCCTTTTTTGCCTCGTCAACTTTTGCCTGCGCTCCTTCAGGCGCGTCCTTCGTAAGAGGTGCAAGATCGACTATGCCGTCGGACATGGGTCCCCAGTAGCTTTCGCTCTTCCATGTCCCATCGAGCACCGACTTTACAGTCTTGATATAGTATGCGCCCCAATTGAATACAGGTGCTGTCATATAGCCGCTTACTTTGTCTGCGTGATCGAGATCATAACCTATGGATGCTACGCCCTTTTCGGAGGCTGCAATCTGTGTCGCGGTGGAATCCTGATGCTGTGCCAGCACGTCTGCGCCCTTGTCGAGGAGAGCTTTCGCAGCTTCTTTTTCCTTGGCAGGATCATACCATGTATTTGTCCACTTTACTTCAACCGTAGCGTCCTTGTTTACCGATTTTACACCTAACGTAAATGCATTTATTCCCCTTATAACCTCAGGAATCGGAAATGCCGCCACATATCCTATCTTATTCGATTTTGTCTTCATTCCTGCGACGATACCTGAAAGATATCTTGGTTCTATCATTTTTCCAAAATACGTCCCCATATTTTTAAGAGTCTTATAACCCGAGCAGTGCAAAAATATTACATCCGGGTTATCCTTTGCGACCTTTTCGGTATAGTCCATATATCCAAAACTTGTAGAGAAAATAACCTTTGCACCTTCATCCACAAGATCGCGAAGGGCTTTTTCGCATTCAGGCCCCTCCGGCACGTTTTCCTTATATAATACCTTAACCTTGTCTCCAAGCTCCTTTTCAAGTGCTTTTCTCCCTTCATCATGTGCTTGCGAATACCCGCCGTCATTTATAGGCCCTATATATATAAAGCCTACTTTAAGAGGTTCCTTTTGAGCATTATCATTTGTTTCAGACGGTTTCTTGTTTGAACTGCAACCTGTAAGCAATACTCCAATCAATAAAGTTAAACATAAAAATACGCTGATAATTTTTTTCATCATTGATCCTCCATTTTATTTTTTGACCGGCCGCGCAAATCTCCAGAGGTCCGGATCCTCTAAAGTTCTGCATCTCATTTATTTAAAGCGGTTTATCTAAAAACCACTTGACCGTCCTCCATGGACTTCACTATTGCAAGGGATTCGATATGTGCGCCCTTTTCTTCAAGGACCCTTCTTCCCTTTTGGAACTCCTTTTCTATTACAATTCCTATACCGCTTAAGACTGCCCCGGCCTGGTTTATGATATCCAAAAGCCCCAACGCAGCCTGTCCTCTTGCAAGGAAATCATCTATTATAAGTATCTTTTCATCTTTTTTTATATATTTTTTGCAGACGTATATGTTATAAGTTTTATTCTTTGTAAATGAAACAACCTTAGATGTGTAGACATCTTTACCCAGATTGAGCGACATGGACTTTTTCGCGAATACAACCGGTACATTGAAATATTGAGCGGTTATACATGCAATTGCAATCCCTGAAGATTCTATCGTAAGTATTTTCTCTATCTTTTTGCCATCAAATCTCTTTTTAAATTCTTTCCCTATCTCATTCAACAATTTGATATCTATCTGATGATTCAAAAAGCTATCTACTTTTAATATGCCGCCTTCTTTTACACTTCCATCCTTTAATATCCTTTGTTTAAGTAATTCCATGACAAACTCCTTTTTGATGAAATAATATAATAAAAAAACCCTCCACGTGACATGGAGAGTTTACAAGTATACAAAAAATAACTCATAAACACCCATAGTCAGACCATTTACGGCAGTCCGGTAGAAACACTCAGGCCTTATCCCCGAGCATATACAGGTATCTAACGAGCACGCCTTCCGCTAGGTATCAAATACAAAGTTTTTGGCGTCCCGGAAAATAAAATGTTCGATATTTTATTTGATGTTTATATTTTATTATATAAGCTGATAAAAATCAAGTACAATTTAAAACTAAAACTAAAAATTTATTACTAATATACGAATTATTTATGATATATAATATATATTGTTCGCTATTTTGAAATATTCCATATTTTTTTTGTCTAAAACTATAAACAAAAAAGTACCGGTCATTACTATACCGGTAACTTAAAATTATTTATGTCTTCTGTATATATTGTGTATCATCGTAAAAATATACATCAATCCCATGTAAATAAGCACAATAATGATAAATACAATTACAATAATACCTGCTATTTTAAGATGCAGCATACACTCACCGTAAAATAATACTATATTACAAAGTATGCAACATAACGTTTTTTTACCATATGTTATTCAAATTAATTCCTACCGTATGCCAAACTATGATCAAAAAGTTCCACGGCATTTAAACCTGTAGCGGTTTTTATAGACTGGGAAGTCGATTTGCCCTTGCTTAGTTCCTGTATTATTCTGTTTATACCATTCATTCCATAATGTTCACCGATGTATTTTACTATCAGGAACGACTGTTTATAAGCTTTTATCTCATCCAATCCGTAGAAGTTTCCCTCAAGTTCCTTTATCGTATAATAATCTTCGTAGTCTTTTCCCTTTGCCCATTCATTCCGACAAACCTTATATTCTTCATAGAGCGCCGTGCCTTCCGTAAACCATGCCGGCATATTTCCATTGCTTTTATAATCGAGAACATAATGGGTAAGTTCATGGACCAAAAGGCTTTTCTTCTTATCTGAATTATTGCGGGATTCCATTACACCGACAGTTCCGCAATAATACGCCCCTGTTGCAGGACTTCCCGTACCAAGGGCCATCATCTTTTCCATCTCTCCATATTTGGGATATATTATTATATTGATACTGCTTTTAGGTCTATAATCAAAATCTGATACCAAGTTGTTTAAACTTTCCTCTGCACTTTCCTTTATAACTTCGGCGCAGTCAGAGCCATCATTTTTATAATAAATCTTAAAATTTTTATCATAGAGCATCTCTGAGCCCTTAAATTCTTTGACAAAACGCTCTTTAGTCATCTTCCTGTATACAGGGTAAAATATGGTTTTATAAAATCGTGGGAAACATTTAGACCAGATGATGGTAAAGCAAAGTAAAACAGCAAAAATCAATAAAGTTTTTCTATTGATACTCTTTGTTAGCCTCACTGCAATCACCCCGTCACATATAAATATAATATTTTTCTTGCATATTATATCTTCTTCTATAATTATATGCTTTTTCCTGCAAGAATTACACCTTTTTTCTGAAAATTAACAATGTTTTAATATATTTTTATATTTATACATGACATGGTAAAAATATTAATTATATGAATTCAAGTACTTCAAATATGCATATGATCTTCAAATTGGACTGGAAAGAATATAACTGATATCGAGAAAATTTTGATACTATAGAACAGCCACAAAAAACATTTAAAAAGCCTGCAATTAATATTATCGCAGGCTTTTGGCAGGGGTAGAAGGGATCGAACCCTCAACCTTCGGTTTTGGAGACCGCCACTCTACCAGTTGAGCTATACCCCTTTAAACAATAATTAATATAACATAAATAATTTTAGTTTGCAATAGAAAAACAGTTTCCATTATGAAAACTGTTTTCCCATGTCATTTCAGTATACAGGCATATTTACTGTCCGTTGTTATCTTTTGGGCCATTATCGTTCTGCCCCTTCCCATAATTTGCGGGTCCGCTACCATATGAGGCATTATCGTTCTGCCCTGCATCTCCCCCCTGAGGAGGATACTTTGCATATGCAGCCTTGGATTTTCTATTTGAAGCAATATAATCTATCAGTGTTCCCATACCTATAACAAATATGGCAATGCCTATAACAATGTTAAACCATTGAGTATACCATCCACCGAATCTCAATATGACATTAATTATCCAGATCGTAAATACTCCTACCGCAAGGGCCCCAAATCCCTTTATGCTGCTTTTGGCAACAATCTGCCCTGTTTTTTGACCGATGCAGATATATACCGGAACTAAAGCTATCAATGCTGCAACCAAATATGCAAGCCATATGAACGGTACCAAAATCATACCTACTATCGTTATCGCCAGCAAAATCGTAATTAAAATCATCGCGACAGGAGAACCTAAAAGTACCAGAAGCCCTATGCCAGCCCTTTTTCCTATCCTGTTTTCTATCGTATCCGCCATTTTTTGTACCTTATCCGGCATTATCACATAGATAAGCGACATTAAAAGGAAAAATGCAACCGTAAATAAGAATGAGATAAACATGCTTCCAGCACTTGAAAATAAGCTGGTCCCACTCCATGGCAGAAATACACGAAATCCGGGGTTTACTTTGTAAAACGTACCTCCGTCCTGACCTATTGCCTCAACGACCCTTCCAAAAACCTTTCCATTTTGCCCGATGTTTATCTTTCCTGTTATAGTTGTCGCATCTCCATCAACTGTCCCATTCACGTAAATATTTCCAAAAAGTGCTACGGTATTTCCCGTAACTGTACCGTTGACATATATATTACCTGAAAAAGCTACCACATCTCCATCAACCTTAGTGCCTTCATTTACATATATATTCCCGGTCATTTTGACAACATCACTGCTTTGGCCTTGCGGAGTCGCCGCGAAAGCATAACCTGCCGGAATAAGGAGCAAAGCCGCCAAAATCAGGGAAAAAACTGCCTTTGATATAGATTTCATTTTATTACCTCCCATTTCCTGCTGTTTTAGATAAATACCCATACAATTTAAGTAAAGCCGACATGAATATCATTAATATAAGCATAAATACGCTGTACGACTCTATAAACGCTCTGATCACCACTTCTATGGTTCTTCCTAATGAAAAAATCCTGACAGATAAAATCAAACCTGCATACCATAATTTCGAGAGAAATATAAATGCATCTGATGCCATTGAATCAAAAACATCCAAACTTGCAAATATCGTATCGATTACAGGCGTATACAGTATAAACGCCGCCAAACCTATCCATCCTACGACTATAGTCGAAAGGATTAACAATCTTAGAATAAATATTTTTATCTTCTCTTTCTCTCTATTATTTTCTCTTATGCTGCTTAAGACTCTTTCTTCAAAGCCAGAAGGAGGATCTTCCATCTCGGATTCCTCAACTGCAGATAGCGCATCTTTCAGCACCCTAAATTCTGCGCTGCATGAATCGCACGTATCCAAATGTTTATAGAGTTTGACTTCCTGCTCTTTTGATAAATCCCTGTCGAAATATTTCATAATCAATTCATATGTTGCTCTGCAATCCATTATAACCCTTCTCTCTGTCCATCAATTTATTGCGCAGCATGAACCTTGCCCTGTACAGCCTGTTTTTTACTATGGTCATAGGTTCATTTAATATGTCCGAGATTTCCTTATAAGAAAGATTCATAAAGTGATAGTATATAATCATCATCCTGTATTTTTCCGGAAGCGACTTTACAGCCACTTCAACCTCTTTTTTGAGCTCATATGCCATGTAACTGCTTTCGGGAGAATTCGACGTATCCTCAATGCCTCCATAAGAAGTCCTGTAATCTTCAATCGGTACGGTGTTCATTTTTCTCTTTCTCATAAAATCGATGCAGGCATTTGATGTAATCTTGAGCACCCAGGTGGAAAATTTGCTTTTACCATTATATGACCGAAGCCCTTTATATATTTTTATAAATGCTTCCTGTGCCACGTCTTCCGCTTCATTTCTGTTATACAGCATCCTCAGGCAAAGATTATAAACGGATTTTTTATAGCGCCCGATTATCTCTTCAAAGGCGTCCAAATCACCTTCCTGAGCTCTTTTTATGATTAACCCCTCATCCAAATGCCATCACTTCTTTCATCTCTCTCAATGCTATATACGTTGCCTGCCATGATTTGTCTGAACGATTTTTGTATGCTTTCGATAGAACGGCTCCTGTAATTGCCTCTAAGCTTTGGTATAATGCAATAGCTGCAATTATTGGCAGCAAAACTATATTTTATCTGCTCTAACCGTTTAAATATTTTTTATTTATGCATCTCTTCTCCACATTATTATCGCATCTTCACCTGTATCAGTATAATATCTGCGCCTTATTCCTTCTTTTAAAAACCCATACTTTTTATAGAGGTTCTGGGCAATGTAGTTGGATTTTCTGACTTCAAGCGTCATATCGTGTGCGTTTTCCAATGCGGCTATTTTAACAAGCGTTTTGAGAATGAGATCACCTATATGTATCCCTCTGTAATCGGGATGCACCGCTATATTTGTTATATGTGCCTCTCCCGATATGACCCACATGCCTCCATAGCCTACGAGCTTTCCGTCATATCTTGCCGTAATATACCTTGCAGCCAAATTTCTGCCGATTTCACTCTTGAAAGCTTCCTCGGACCATGGGGTTTTAAAGGACATCTTCTCTATTTCTAAAACCTCCGGTATATCATAACAGGTCATATTATGAACGCATACCTGTTCCATCGCTTACACCTCCGGTTCTTTTTTCCAGATCCCTCTCAGCCTGGGATTTCCTCAAATAAAATGGAGCAAAGTTAAGATAATTATCGATACTTCCCATTTTAAACCTTTTAAGGGCAAGGGCTGCAACGGAGGAAGCCCTCGGCATGGAAACATGAGGCAGGGCAAACATAGCGGTATTCTTAAACGCGCCGGCAAGTTTTTCTTTATGAATCAGCATTCCATCTCCTGAGAATACAATATTTTCATTATATAATAAAAGCTTTTTAATAAGCTCATCCACCGAAACGATCATATAATCCTCTATTTTTGTGAGGCTGTCCCTTTCCCACCTGTAAAAAGCGGTATACACATTATTCCGAAGAGCATCTATCATGGGGCATACGATGCCATTTACATCCACGGTGTTGTAAGCAATAGCGTCAAGGGTGGGTATGCCTATTATCGGTTTCCCTGCCCCGTGGCACAGTCCCTTGCATGTTGAAGCTCCTATCCTGAGCCCTGTAAAAGATCCGGGCCCGCTCGAGCATGCCATGCAATCCATCTCGCTTATATCCATCTCAAGGGATTTAAGCAGTTTATCGATCATGGGCATCAATATTATCGAATGCTGTTTTTTGTGGTTTAAAATAATTTCCCCGAGTATTTTATCGTCATCTATAACAGCCACAGATGCTGCCATCGAAGACGTCTCCAATGCTAATATTTTCGTCATTAACTGATTCTCCTCCCTTAAAGTCCACTTCCATAAAAGCTGTTCGCTTGATTTATATATTTATTCTATCCAAATATATTTATTCTAATTTTAATGATAACAAAAATCCATTAAATTATCGACAAATTATATTGAATAAATAAAATTAAATGCTAAAATTATAGAGTAAAGAGCTGTTTATATTTTTTTATCGTCTGTTATATATTTAACATACAGTTAAAAAATAGCTAAATAATTTGATAATGATTTAATCGATATATAAGGTATAAAGCCGACTATAAACATTATAAGGGGTGGGTTAACATGGGAGCCAATATATCTTTACTGATAGCTGTACCAATCATATTTTCACTGCTGTTCTTAATTAAAACAGATAAAAAATACTATAAAGTTTTATCGATATTATTATGTTCAGTATCGGCTGTTCTTTCCATCGCTCTTGCTATAAGCGGAGAGCAGCATCTTACAATATCCGGTAATCTGTTTGATTTATCTGAAAGCCTGATATTTATATTTGAAGCTACCATAGTAATTTACCTGTTTTATTCAAGCATAAAAAGCAGAAAGTGGTTTGCCCTATTTCTTACAGTTATAATGGCACTATTAAGTATCTATACGTCATTTTTTACGCCTAAAGCCGAAAATGCCATATTAAATATAGATAAATTATCCATCGTCATGGTTTTGATCATAAATATAGTAGGTACATTGATAGTGATGTTCTCAATAGAATACATGCCCCGTTATGAACAGCACAACAATATCAAAAGCAGGCAAAAGCTTTACTATTTCATGATATGCATATTTTTATCCGCCATGAACGGACTGGTTTTAAGCGATTCCCTCCTCTGGATATATTTCTTCTGGGAAGTCACTACGGTTTGCTCTTTTGTGCTTATATCGTATAACAATAACGGCGCCGCCATAAATAGCGGTTTCAGGGCTCTTGTTATTAATTTAGCAGGCGGCATATGTTTTTTAACAGGCATACTATTATTTAAAAATACAATGCATATAGTAACGCTTTCCCAGATAATCGATGCAAGAGCTGCAGGTCCACTCTTCATGCTGCCTGTGGCATTACTTTGCATAGCAGGTTTTACCAAATCAGCCCAGCTGCCGTTTCAAAGCTGGCTTTTAGGTGCCATGGTCGCACCTACTCCGGTTTCCGCGCTGCTGCATTCAAGCACCATGGTAAAAGCCGGCGTATATCTAATCGTAAAGCTATCTCCAGCTTATGCAAAAACACCCCTGGGAGAAGCGATAGCGATATATGGCGGACTGACATTTTTAATATGCTCGGCAATTGCGATTACACAGAGAAATGCAAAAAGGGTTCTTGCATATTCCACTATCTCAAATTTAGGACTTATAATATCAAGCGCCGGAATCGGGTCTTCCATCGCTGTTTCGGCAGCAATCATGCTTATTATATTCCATTCTGTTTCAAAGGCTCTGTTATTCCTGTGCACAGGCCAGATCGAGCAGGTTATAGGAAGCAGGGATATCGAGGATATGTCAGGACTCATACGAAGGGCTCCGGTGATTACAATACTTGCAGCCTTCGGGATGCTATCAATGATACTTCCGCCGTTTGGAGTGCTGATTACAAAATGGGTTTCTATAGAAGCATCCGCAAGCAATCCTTTTGTGACGATATTTTTAATACTGGGCAGCGCCTTTACAAGTGCGTTCTGGATAAAATGGCTCGGTACGATACTTTCGTACCCTGTCAACGATTTAAGGCCGAAACTGCCTGTTAACTTTACAACCTATTTTCCTCTTGGAATACTGGGGCTTATAATACTTGGCACAAGCTTAATGATTACGCCTATATTCAATAAATTTGTTTCACCTGAGGTAATAGAACTCTTGAAGTCAAGGAATCAGCTTTCAGGAAGTTTCGGAAAAGTTTATTCCTATTTGGGTTCATTCAATGTAACGGTTATTTTCCTTATAATAATAGCCATGTTTATCATATATCTTTTTATAAAGAAGCTGATATTATCACCTGACATAAAGAAAGTCTATCTGTGCGGTGAAAACAATACAAAAAATAACGCTGATTTAAAATTCAGGGAAGGTGGAGGCGCATTGCAGGACCCTGTAGTATCGAACTTATATTTTAATAATATATTGAGCGAAAAGGGCCTTACAATAGCAGGTTTTGCTGCATCTTTGGCGATAATCGCATTTATGGTCACGGGAGGAATAATATGATATACATTTTAAAAATATTGCTGGTCATGATATTATCCCCGGTTGCAGGCTGTCTGCTTAAAGGTCTAGATAGAAAAATAACCGCAAGGCTTCAGCACAGGGAAGGTCCTCCGATTTTGCAGCCCTTTTACGACTTTTTAAAGCTTATTTCTAAGGAAAACATAGCTGTAAGCAAGTATCAGAATATATTTGTATTGATTTATTTTATGTTCGCGGCTGCCAGCCTTTTGATGATGTTCTTTCAAATGGACCTGCTTATGATCATATGTGTATTTACGATATCGAATGTTGCCCTTATTACGGCTGGAATGAGTACGGGTTCCCCGTACAGCAAAGTAGGAAGCGAAAGGGAAATAATATCCATGCTATGTTATGAACCTGTGCTTGTATTCTTTATTGTCGAGATGTATATGCTTACCGGATCATTCAGAATAAGCTCCATAGATCATCTTGATAAGCCACTGATTTTTTATATGCCGCTGGCATTTTTATCGATGCTTTATATAATGCTGATTAAGTTTAAAAAATCGCCCTTTGACCTGTCGTCATCGCATCATGCACACCAGGAGCTTGTAAAGGGCATAATGACCGAGTTTTCAGGGCCGGCGCTTGCAGTTATTGAACTTACGCACTGGTATGAGGCAATATTTTTATTGGGGCTTATGTTTATTTTTGCAAAGCAATATACATTGCTCGGACTTGCTATTGCAGCATTTACCTATATTTTCGCGATCATAATCGATAACATAAGCGCAAGGTTGACATGGCAGTGGATGCTGAAATTCACATGGACAGTCGTTATAGAACTGACGATTGTCAATTTGCTCGAGATATATTTTCTAAATTTAAAGGCATTATAAATCATTTTAAATGGGGTGCTAATTTATGGCAAATATTTTGTCAAATGTTATGTCTAAATCTCCATGGATAGTACATGTAAACTGCAACAGCTGCAACGGCTGCGATATAGAGCTTTTGGCCTGTCTTACGCCCATATACGACGCTGAAAGGTTAGGCGTCTTAAACGTAGGGACTCCAAAGCAGGCGGATATAATGGTCGTTACAGGGTCTGTCAATCATAAAAATATAAATATGTTAAAGAATATATATGAGCAAATGCCATCACCCAAAGCGGTTGTAGCCATAGGTGCCTGTGCATCCACAGGAGGCGTCTTCCACAACTGCTACAATGTGATAGGCGGAGTAGATGAAGTTGTGCCTGTGGATGTATATGTGCCCGGATGCTGCCCCAGGCCTGAGGCGATACTTGACGGGATAATGCAGGCGGCAGCCATCCTTGAAAAAAAGAGACTGGATAATAAGGGGTGATAAACATGCTAAATAATCTTTCAGTCATCGACAAAAACGATATATTGACTGAAGCGGCGAAGCTGAAGCAAAAGGGATACAGGCTCGTTACCATTACCTGTGAGAAAGACGGCGATGCTTATGAGTTTATTTACCATTTTGATTTAAATTATATTATGAAGAATATCGAGTTTACAA
Proteins encoded:
- a CDS encoding xanthine phosphoribosyltransferase codes for the protein MELLKQRILKDGSVKEGGILKVDSFLNHQIDIKLLNEIGKEFKKRFDGKKIEKILTIESSGIAIACITAQYFNVPVVFAKKSMSLNLGKDVYTSKVVSFTKNKTYNIYVCKKYIKKDEKILIIDDFLARGQAALGLLDIINQAGAVLSGIGIVIEKEFQKGRRVLEEKGAHIESLAIVKSMEDGQVVFR
- the rimI gene encoding ribosomal protein S18-alanine N-acetyltransferase, translating into MEQVCVHNMTCYDIPEVLEIEKMSFKTPWSEEAFKSEIGRNLAARYITARYDGKLVGYGGMWVISGEAHITNIAVHPDYRGIHIGDLILKTLVKIAALENAHDMTLEVRKSNYIAQNLYKKYGFLKEGIRRRYYTDTGEDAIIMWRRDA
- a CDS encoding NADH-quinone oxidoreductase subunit H, with the protein product MIYILKILLVMILSPVAGCLLKGLDRKITARLQHREGPPILQPFYDFLKLISKENIAVSKYQNIFVLIYFMFAAASLLMMFFQMDLLMIICVFTISNVALITAGMSTGSPYSKVGSEREIISMLCYEPVLVFFIVEMYMLTGSFRISSIDHLDKPLIFYMPLAFLSMLYIMLIKFKKSPFDLSSSHHAHQELVKGIMTEFSGPALAVIELTHWYEAIFLLGLMFIFAKQYTLLGLAIAAFTYIFAIIIDNISARLTWQWMLKFTWTVVIELTIVNLLEIYFLNLKAL
- a CDS encoding NADH-quinone oxidoreductase subunit C is translated as MLNNLSVIDKNDILTEAAKLKQKGYRLVTITCEKDGDAYEFIYHFDLNYIMKNIEFTTDKKEGLKSISSVYPSAFLIENEYQDLFGVTFEGLSIDYKGRLYLTEDGPKSPLA
- a CDS encoding peptidase MA family metallohydrolase, which translates into the protein MRLTKSINRKTLLIFAVLLCFTIIWSKCFPRFYKTIFYPVYRKMTKERFVKEFKGSEMLYDKNFKIYYKNDGSDCAEVIKESAEESLNNLVSDFDYRPKSSINIIIYPKYGEMEKMMALGTGSPATGAYYCGTVGVMESRNNSDKKKSLLVHELTHYVLDYKSNGNMPAWFTEGTALYEEYKVCRNEWAKGKDYEDYYTIKELEGNFYGLDEIKAYKQSFLIVKYIGEHYGMNGINRIIQELSKGKSTSQSIKTATGLNAVELFDHSLAYGRN
- a CDS encoding NADH-quinone oxidoreductase subunit B family protein, with the protein product MANILSNVMSKSPWIVHVNCNSCNGCDIELLACLTPIYDAERLGVLNVGTPKQADIMVVTGSVNHKNINMLKNIYEQMPSPKAVVAIGACASTGGVFHNCYNVIGGVDEVVPVDVYVPGCCPRPEAILDGIMQAAAILEKKRLDNKG
- a CDS encoding BMP family ABC transporter substrate-binding protein, which translates into the protein MKKIISVFLCLTLLIGVLLTGCSSNKKPSETNDNAQKEPLKVGFIYIGPINDGGYSQAHDEGRKALEKELGDKVKVLYKENVPEGPECEKALRDLVDEGAKVIFSTSFGYMDYTEKVAKDNPDVIFLHCSGYKTLKNMGTYFGKMIEPRYLSGIVAGMKTKSNKIGYVAAFPIPEVIRGINAFTLGVKSVNKDATVEVKWTNTWYDPAKEKEAAKALLDKGADVLAQHQDSTATQIAASEKGVASIGYDLDHADKVSGYMTAPVFNWGAYYIKTVKSVLDGTWKSESYWGPMSDGIVDLAPLTKDAPEGAQAKVDEAKKAIMDGSLKIFKGPIVDQTGTVKIKDGEVMADKDIWNMDWFVQGVIGKTK
- a CDS encoding proton-conducting transporter membrane subunit gives rise to the protein MGANISLLIAVPIIFSLLFLIKTDKKYYKVLSILLCSVSAVLSIALAISGEQHLTISGNLFDLSESLIFIFEATIVIYLFYSSIKSRKWFALFLTVIMALLSIYTSFFTPKAENAILNIDKLSIVMVLIINIVGTLIVMFSIEYMPRYEQHNNIKSRQKLYYFMICIFLSAMNGLVLSDSLLWIYFFWEVTTVCSFVLISYNNNGAAINSGFRALVINLAGGICFLTGILLFKNTMHIVTLSQIIDARAAGPLFMLPVALLCIAGFTKSAQLPFQSWLLGAMVAPTPVSALLHSSTMVKAGVYLIVKLSPAYAKTPLGEAIAIYGGLTFLICSAIAITQRNAKRVLAYSTISNLGLIISSAGIGSSIAVSAAIMLIIFHSVSKALLFLCTGQIEQVIGSRDIEDMSGLIRRAPVITILAAFGMLSMILPPFGVLITKWVSIEASASNPFVTIFLILGSAFTSAFWIKWLGTILSYPVNDLRPKLPVNFTTYFPLGILGLIILGTSLMITPIFNKFVSPEVIELLKSRNQLSGSFGKVYSYLGSFNVTVIFLIIIAMFIIYLFIKKLILSPDIKKVYLCGENNTKNNADLKFREGGGALQDPVVSNLYFNNILSEKGLTIAGFAASLAIIAFMVTGGII
- a CDS encoding sigma-70 family RNA polymerase sigma factor; this encodes MDEGLIIKRAQEGDLDAFEEIIGRYKKSVYNLCLRMLYNRNEAEDVAQEAFIKIYKGLRSYNGKSKFSTWVLKITSNACIDFMRKRKMNTVPIEDYRTSYGGIEDTSNSPESSYMAYELKKEVEVAVKSLPEKYRMMIIYYHFMNLSYKEISDILNEPMTIVKNRLYRARFMLRNKLMDREKGYNGLQSNI
- the tsaB gene encoding tRNA (adenosine(37)-N6)-threonylcarbamoyltransferase complex dimerization subunit type 1 TsaB, which encodes MTKILALETSSMAASVAVIDDDKILGEIILNHKKQHSIILMPMIDKLLKSLEMDISEMDCMACSSGPGSFTGLRIGASTCKGLCHGAGKPIIGIPTLDAIAYNTVDVNGIVCPMIDALRNNVYTAFYRWERDSLTKIEDYMIVSVDELIKKLLLYNENIVFSGDGMLIHKEKLAGAFKNTAMFALPHVSMPRASSVAALALKRFKMGSIDNYLNFAPFYLRKSQAERDLEKRTGGVSDGTGMRS
- a CDS encoding zf-HC2 domain-containing protein codes for the protein MDCRATYELIMKYFDRDLSKEQEVKLYKHLDTCDSCSAEFRVLKDALSAVEESEMEDPPSGFEERVLSSIRENNREKEKIKIFILRLLILSTIVVGWIGLAAFILYTPVIDTIFASLDVFDSMASDAFIFLSKLWYAGLILSVRIFSLGRTIEVVIRAFIESYSVFMLILMIFMSALLKLYGYLSKTAGNGR